Proteins encoded by one window of Flagellimonas lutaonensis:
- a CDS encoding alpha/beta hydrolase: protein MKKLFYIFWLSAFSCLGQEIVVEELELYNDSIYLPGTLSYPIQTKKPPLAIFVHGSGNPDRNGNQGEMVGANYIKELADSLNARGIAFYRYDKRNATPANLAKSKNMRIGDLVADLKVAISRFKDDERFASLHLIGHSQGSLLGMLAASEEIKSYTSLAGLGTPVDKALIRQLGAQNKDAGKMAEKYIDELMETDTILDVNPFLMALFAPQNQKYLKDWMLLDPAEEIAKLSMPVLIVNGDADLQVTPEDAKRLKEAKPDAELAMIPNMNHVLKSVESWGENQRSYKEAGFPLSSKLVETLAKFILSNG, encoded by the coding sequence ATGAAAAAACTGTTCTACATATTTTGGCTATCGGCCTTTTCGTGTCTTGGCCAAGAGATAGTGGTCGAAGAACTTGAACTGTACAACGATAGCATCTATCTGCCTGGCACGTTGAGCTATCCCATACAGACAAAAAAGCCGCCCTTGGCCATTTTTGTACACGGTTCGGGCAATCCTGATAGAAATGGCAACCAAGGTGAAATGGTCGGGGCCAACTACATCAAAGAATTGGCCGACAGCTTAAATGCGAGGGGCATTGCCTTTTACCGTTACGATAAGCGCAATGCAACCCCCGCCAACCTTGCCAAATCAAAGAACATGCGTATCGGCGATCTGGTCGCCGACCTTAAGGTGGCCATAAGTCGTTTTAAAGATGATGAACGTTTTGCCTCTCTGCACCTAATAGGGCACAGCCAGGGATCATTGCTGGGCATGCTCGCGGCATCTGAAGAGATAAAAAGCTATACTTCGTTGGCGGGCCTTGGCACTCCCGTAGACAAAGCCCTGATCCGTCAACTTGGGGCACAAAACAAGGATGCCGGAAAAATGGCCGAAAAATATATCGATGAACTAATGGAAACCGACACGATTCTCGATGTAAATCCATTTTTGATGGCCCTTTTTGCACCACAAAACCAAAAATACCTGAAAGATTGGATGTTGTTGGACCCTGCAGAGGAAATCGCCAAACTGTCAATGCCCGTGCTTATCGTAAACGGTGATGCTGATTTACAGGTTACTCCCGAAGATGCAAAAAGGCTCAAAGAAGCCAAGCCGGATGCTGAGTTGGCCATGATCCCAAATATGAACCATGTGCTGAAATCGGTAGAATCTTGGGGCGAAAATCAAAGGTCTTACAAAGAGGCCGGTTTTCCCCTATCATCAAAACTTGTCGAAACACTCGCAAAATTCATCCTCTCCAATGGGTAA
- a CDS encoding DUF819 domain-containing protein, with protein sequence MNQLPLTDDTVIFGLLALCLGFVFYTSSIKTGFWKKFYAIVPAVLMCYLLPAVLTSTGLVSEKESNLYYVASRYLLPAALILMTLSIDLKAIINLGSKALIMFFTGTLGIIIGGPIAILIISIFSPETVGGAGPDAVWRGLSTIAGSWIGGGANQAAMLEIFQYNPEKFGNMVLVDVFMANVWMALLLLGIGRSNKIDRWLKADNSSIEALKVKVSEYTARIARVTSLHDLVMLLFFAFAGVGIAHFVGEHFSQFLQDNFEVIRNKQKALSSLGSKFLWMVVTATAIGIGLSFTKAKNYEGAGASKIGGVFIYVLVATIGMKIDLSKVFENPGLLAIGFIWIAIHAGLLILVAKLIKAPYFFLAVGSQANVGGAASAPVVAAEFHPSLTSVGVLLAVFGYVVGTAGAYISALLMEVASHV encoded by the coding sequence ATGAACCAACTACCACTGACCGATGATACGGTCATTTTTGGGCTGCTGGCCCTTTGTCTCGGGTTTGTCTTTTACACCTCTTCCATAAAAACAGGCTTTTGGAAAAAGTTCTATGCCATTGTGCCCGCTGTGCTCATGTGCTACTTATTGCCGGCTGTACTTACCAGTACAGGTTTGGTGAGTGAAAAGGAATCAAACCTTTACTATGTTGCCAGCCGATACCTATTGCCTGCGGCATTGATTCTTATGACCCTGAGCATTGATCTTAAGGCCATCATCAATTTGGGTTCAAAGGCGCTCATCATGTTTTTTACCGGCACCCTAGGTATCATAATTGGTGGCCCGATAGCGATATTGATCATTTCCATCTTTTCACCGGAAACTGTTGGTGGCGCTGGGCCTGATGCGGTTTGGCGCGGCTTATCGACCATTGCGGGCAGTTGGATCGGGGGTGGTGCCAACCAAGCTGCCATGCTCGAAATTTTTCAGTACAATCCTGAAAAATTTGGCAATATGGTATTGGTCGATGTTTTTATGGCCAATGTATGGATGGCTCTTTTACTTTTGGGAATCGGTCGTTCAAACAAAATAGACCGTTGGCTCAAGGCCGATAATTCATCGATAGAGGCACTCAAGGTAAAGGTTTCAGAATATACCGCACGAATAGCACGCGTTACCTCGCTGCACGATTTGGTCATGTTGCTGTTTTTTGCCTTTGCAGGTGTGGGAATCGCACATTTTGTTGGCGAGCACTTTTCACAATTCTTGCAAGACAACTTTGAGGTGATCAGAAATAAGCAAAAGGCATTGTCATCACTGGGTTCAAAATTTCTGTGGATGGTGGTCACGGCCACGGCCATTGGCATAGGCCTTTCATTTACCAAGGCCAAAAACTACGAAGGGGCCGGTGCCAGTAAAATTGGTGGTGTGTTCATCTATGTACTGGTTGCCACCATAGGCATGAAAATAGACCTGAGCAAGGTATTTGAAAACCCCGGTTTGCTCGCCATAGGATTTATTTGGATCGCTATCCACGCAGGATTGTTGATTTTGGTGGCCAAACTGATCAAGGCCCCCTATTTTTTCTTGGCTGTTGGCAGTCAGGCAAACGTTGGTGGTGCGGCATCGGCCCCGGTAGTGGCAGCAGAGTTTCACCCTTCGCTTACCTCTGTGGGCGTTCTATTGGCGGTTTTCGGTTATGTGGTGGGTACCGCAGGTGCCTATATCAGTGCCCTTCTGATGGAAGTGGCTTCCCATGTTTGA
- a CDS encoding DUF4177 domain-containing protein → MKEYKVTTWKMGLSNNNRRLEDTLNEYAKQGWQVLHIAEHSARIVFERDKNR, encoded by the coding sequence ATGAAGGAATATAAGGTCACCACCTGGAAAATGGGGCTCTCGAACAACAACAGGCGTTTAGAAGATACCCTGAACGAATATGCCAAACAAGGCTGGCAGGTATTGCACATCGCCGAACACAGCGCAAGAATCGTTTTTGAAAGAGATAAGAACCGATGA
- a CDS encoding type I phosphomannose isomerase catalytic subunit: MYPLQFEPILKEHLWGGTKLRDVLGKNIKSETTGESWEVSAVEGDISIVSNGSEKGRSLQDLINENPEALMGKQVHERFGYEFPILIKFIDAKLDLSIQLHPNDELAKARHNSFGKTEMWYVMDADPGAQLIVGFNRDVGREECIKSLEDNTLLELLNYEPVSEGNTFFINTGKIHAIGAGVLLAEIQQTSDVTYRVYDFNRRDKNGQLRELHTDLAIDAIDYRKKDDFKVSYPTNKNEVNQMVDCPYFKTNFLNLDQELHQDLSERDTFTIYMCVSGKATVSNGHGTASLEKGQTVLLPAASRSVQIDTTGAKLLEVTI; encoded by the coding sequence TATAAAAAGTGAAACTACTGGAGAGAGTTGGGAAGTTTCGGCCGTAGAGGGCGATATTTCAATCGTTTCCAACGGTTCTGAAAAGGGTAGGTCGTTACAAGACTTGATAAATGAGAATCCAGAAGCCCTCATGGGAAAACAGGTTCACGAGCGTTTTGGATATGAGTTTCCAATACTTATAAAATTTATTGATGCTAAACTGGACCTGTCAATTCAATTGCACCCAAATGATGAATTGGCCAAGGCACGCCATAATTCCTTCGGAAAAACTGAAATGTGGTATGTTATGGATGCCGACCCGGGCGCCCAATTGATTGTAGGATTCAATAGAGATGTTGGGAGGGAGGAATGTATTAAAAGCCTTGAAGACAACACTCTTTTAGAGCTACTGAACTATGAACCCGTGTCTGAGGGTAATACCTTTTTTATCAACACGGGTAAAATTCATGCCATTGGTGCAGGGGTGCTGCTTGCCGAGATTCAGCAGACCTCAGATGTAACATACCGCGTCTATGATTTCAACCGACGGGATAAAAACGGTCAATTACGGGAGTTGCATACCGATTTGGCGATAGATGCCATTGACTACCGTAAAAAAGATGATTTCAAGGTCTCCTATCCCACAAACAAAAATGAGGTCAATCAAATGGTTGATTGCCCCTATTTTAAGACCAATTTCTTGAATTTAGACCAAGAACTGCATCAAGATTTATCGGAACGGGATACGTTTACGATTTATATGTGTGTCTCTGGCAAGGCCACTGTTTCAAACGGGCATGGTACGGCCTCTCTCGAAAAAGGCCAAACGGTTCTATTGCCCGCGGCAAGCCGGTCTGTACAAATTGATACCACTGGTGCCAAACTTTTGGAAGTGACAATTTAA
- a CDS encoding SPFH domain-containing protein — translation MTNEKSITPFNGYVMLFLSLLLLFGGIAAIIRIGSPWYGFSVFAGFVLFFGLVLVNPNSSRVLLLFGKYVGTIKKNGLFWVNPLYTKKKISLRASNFDSERLKVNDKLGNPVMISTILVWRVTDTYKAAFDVDDYKNFVRVQTDAAVRKLASMYPYDNFADEGIEEDITLRSSVNEVSEALEKEIQDRLEMAGIEVLEARIGYLAYAQEIANAMLKRQQATAIVAARHKIVEGAVSMVEMALEELNSKEIVELDEERKAAMVSNLMVVLCSDKDAAPIVNAGTLNH, via the coding sequence ATGACCAATGAAAAATCTATAACGCCCTTCAACGGGTATGTAATGCTGTTTCTGAGTTTGCTCCTGCTTTTTGGCGGTATTGCGGCCATTATCAGAATTGGGTCACCTTGGTACGGATTTTCTGTGTTTGCAGGGTTTGTGCTGTTCTTCGGTTTGGTGCTCGTCAACCCCAATAGTTCAAGGGTCTTGTTGCTCTTCGGTAAATATGTGGGCACCATTAAAAAGAACGGTCTATTCTGGGTCAATCCCTTGTACACAAAAAAGAAAATCTCTTTACGGGCCAGTAATTTTGACAGCGAGCGCCTAAAAGTAAACGATAAACTGGGCAACCCGGTGATGATCAGTACCATTCTGGTCTGGCGCGTTACCGACACCTACAAGGCTGCCTTTGATGTGGACGATTATAAGAACTTTGTACGGGTACAGACAGATGCTGCCGTAAGAAAACTGGCCAGTATGTATCCTTACGACAATTTTGCCGATGAGGGCATTGAAGAAGACATTACGTTGAGATCTAGTGTCAACGAAGTGAGCGAGGCCCTTGAGAAAGAAATACAAGATCGGCTGGAAATGGCCGGCATTGAGGTGTTGGAAGCCCGAATTGGCTATTTGGCATATGCCCAAGAAATTGCCAACGCCATGCTAAAGCGGCAGCAGGCTACCGCCATTGTGGCCGCAAGGCACAAAATTGTCGAGGGGGCCGTAAGCATGGTAGAAATGGCCTTGGAAGAACTCAATAGCAAAGAAATAGTCGAGCTCGACGAAGAGCGCAAAGCGGCCATGGTCAGCAATCTAATGGTGGTACTCTGTTCAGACAAAGATGCCGCCCCGATTGTCAATGCCGGTACCTTGAACCACTAA
- a CDS encoding DUF4369 domain-containing protein yields the protein MKRYIAAFTLILFLVSCGGKSEKTMTVSGTIDGLKKGTLYLQHIKDSTLATIDSLELRGDGSFTFSHEIESPQLFYLYLKKADNNDINDRITFFGEPSEIFIKTKWNTFDALPEISGSASHESYSKCLEMLSKFNKRELELKRAGLSQEIQNDSVAFDSIVELSNRNIISKYRYVLNFALNNPDSYVTPYLALHEASDANPKYLDSINRALVPEVAQSKYGRALNAYVQSIK from the coding sequence ATGAAAAGATATATAGCAGCATTTACCCTAATACTTTTTTTGGTTTCTTGTGGAGGGAAATCGGAAAAAACCATGACCGTATCTGGCACCATAGATGGTTTGAAAAAGGGAACGCTTTATTTGCAGCACATAAAAGATTCTACCTTGGCCACTATCGATTCGCTCGAACTTCGGGGAGACGGGTCTTTTACATTCTCCCATGAAATTGAAAGTCCACAACTTTTCTATCTCTATCTAAAAAAGGCCGACAACAATGATATCAACGACCGCATTACCTTTTTCGGTGAACCCAGTGAAATCTTCATAAAGACCAAATGGAACACCTTTGATGCATTACCCGAAATTTCTGGTTCTGCAAGTCATGAATCCTACAGTAAGTGCTTAGAGATGCTGTCGAAATTCAACAAGAGGGAATTGGAGTTGAAACGTGCCGGTCTGAGCCAAGAAATTCAAAACGATTCTGTGGCATTCGACTCCATTGTCGAACTGAGCAACAGAAACATCATTTCAAAATACCGCTACGTCTTAAACTTTGCCTTGAACAACCCAGACTCATATGTGACCCCGTATTTGGCATTGCACGAGGCCTCAGATGCCAATCCGAAGTACCTTGACTCAATCAACAGGGCATTGGTGCCCGAAGTGGCGCAATCAAAGTATGGTCGCGCCCTGAACGCTTATGTACAATCTATAAAGTAG
- a CDS encoding S1/P1 nuclease, producing the protein MRKVLLIIFLLGPLVFANDLIWSKTGHRAIGEIAQQHLTRKAERAIAELLGGHDLAFVANFADEIKADRSFSKFSAWHYVNYPADKKYTEVEPSEYGDVVIGIEKCIEIVQNENSPREDRVFYLKMLIHLVGDLHQPMHVGRLEDRGGNDLQVRWFDEGTNLHRLWDKNLIDSYGMSYTELAQTLPQLSKKEIKRLQQGTVYDWVEESQDLANELYDSVKVGEKLGYQYSYRYNKVLLHQLHLGGLRLAKVLNDLFDRSIF; encoded by the coding sequence ATGCGAAAAGTACTTCTTATCATATTTCTTTTGGGTCCGTTGGTTTTTGCCAATGATCTCATCTGGTCAAAGACGGGCCATAGAGCGATTGGTGAAATTGCCCAACAACACTTGACCCGCAAGGCTGAACGGGCCATTGCAGAACTATTGGGCGGGCACGACCTGGCATTTGTCGCCAATTTTGCAGATGAAATCAAGGCCGATAGAAGTTTTTCAAAATTCAGTGCCTGGCATTATGTCAACTATCCTGCGGATAAGAAATATACCGAAGTTGAACCGAGCGAGTACGGCGATGTTGTGATTGGCATCGAAAAATGTATTGAAATCGTTCAAAATGAAAATAGCCCACGTGAAGACAGGGTATTTTACCTAAAAATGTTGATACACCTTGTGGGAGACTTGCACCAGCCCATGCATGTGGGCCGATTGGAAGATCGTGGTGGAAACGATCTACAGGTACGCTGGTTCGATGAGGGAACCAATCTACACCGGCTATGGGACAAAAACTTAATCGACTCTTACGGCATGTCGTATACCGAGTTGGCGCAGACCCTTCCGCAGCTTTCAAAAAAAGAGATCAAGCGATTGCAACAAGGTACTGTTTACGATTGGGTCGAAGAGTCGCAAGACCTTGCCAACGAATTGTACGATTCAGTAAAAGTGGGCGAAAAATTGGGGTACCAATATAGCTATAGATACAACAAGGTGCTTTTGCACCAATTGCATCTTGGGGGTCTTCGGCTGGCAAAGGTCTTGAATGACCTTTTTGACCGATCTATCTTTTAG
- a CDS encoding Arc family DNA-binding protein has product MGKKKAFALRLNEDMLKAIEKWAADEFRSINGQIEWMLMKSLKEANRAPKKKSTEKE; this is encoded by the coding sequence ATGGGTAAAAAAAAAGCATTTGCGCTACGGTTGAACGAAGACATGTTGAAGGCCATTGAAAAATGGGCCGCCGATGAGTTTCGTAGCATCAATGGCCAAATTGAATGGATGTTGATGAAAAGCCTTAAAGAAGCAAATAGGGCCCCGAAAAAAAAGAGCACTGAAAAAGAGTGA
- a CDS encoding DUF5916 domain-containing protein — MARKYAYLPFLFFFINLTAQETTKSFVVKYISEPVRIDGILDEPAWQQAESAHDFHQYFPTDSIAATQKTDIKMMYDDKNLYLGIRMDTQGKDYIIPSLQRDFRAGGNDNISLLFDTFNDGTNAFLFGINPLGVRREALITGGGSDLRGFTTSWDVKWKGESKIYDNYYTAEIAIPLTSFKFREGETKWRFNSYRFDMQANERSTWVRIPQNQLIFNLAFMGDMVFEKPLGKSRTPLTIIPYINGFSGKDFEIDESTNTVKVGGDAKVAIGNSMNLDITVNPDFSQVEVDNFFTNLTRFEVRLPERRQFFIDNNDLFGNFGGGRDANPFFSRRIGIAEDVDGNTIENPIIAGLRLSGKINNNLRLGFLNIQTEEDAANEIASNNNMMLSLQQRVFARSNIGMFFINRQTFNAPDYVDESEEYNRVVGIDYNLASKDNTWIGKFYGHKSFQPNDSEGNYSLGAFTGYNSRKYGAFVDMVYVDEEFTSDLGFIPRKDIVKGALNLSRTFWPSQKKINNHGFELFSVYVWRPKLDFQNTDRRINFGWGAEFNNLSEMEAGLSYQYIFLTDEFEPTGKDNAVPLPANQGYHFTSFGAEFRSDRRKAFSYSIEPEIGGFFNGNRYSLELSGNLRLQPRFNLRLEAQYDRLELPSPYSSADIWLLSPRIDVTFNKSVFWSTLIQYSNQRDNLGFNSRLQWRFAPLSDLFIVYNDNYFVNTFMPRNRSINLKLTYWLNI, encoded by the coding sequence ATGGCAAGAAAATACGCCTACCTACCCTTTCTATTTTTTTTTATAAACCTTACCGCCCAAGAAACCACAAAATCGTTCGTTGTCAAGTACATTTCTGAACCCGTTCGAATTGATGGCATTTTGGACGAACCTGCCTGGCAACAAGCCGAAAGTGCCCATGACTTCCATCAATATTTTCCAACGGATTCCATTGCGGCCACCCAAAAGACCGACATAAAAATGATGTACGATGACAAAAATCTGTATTTGGGCATTCGAATGGATACACAGGGTAAAGATTATATCATACCCTCTCTCCAAAGAGACTTTAGGGCCGGCGGCAACGACAACATCAGTTTGCTATTTGACACTTTTAACGACGGTACAAATGCCTTTCTCTTTGGCATCAACCCCCTTGGCGTTCGGCGAGAGGCATTGATCACCGGTGGTGGGTCCGATTTGCGTGGGTTTACCACTTCGTGGGATGTAAAATGGAAAGGCGAATCGAAAATATACGATAATTACTACACCGCAGAGATCGCCATACCCCTTACCTCATTTAAGTTTCGTGAAGGAGAGACAAAATGGAGGTTCAACAGCTACCGTTTTGACATGCAGGCAAACGAGAGAAGTACCTGGGTCAGAATTCCGCAGAACCAACTCATATTCAATTTGGCGTTCATGGGCGATATGGTATTTGAAAAACCGTTGGGCAAATCGCGTACCCCACTGACCATTATCCCCTATATCAATGGTTTTTCTGGTAAGGATTTCGAAATCGATGAGAGTACCAACACGGTCAAAGTGGGTGGCGATGCCAAGGTGGCCATTGGCAATTCAATGAACCTTGACATTACCGTAAATCCTGATTTTTCACAGGTAGAAGTTGACAATTTCTTTACCAATTTGACACGATTTGAGGTAAGACTGCCAGAAAGGCGACAGTTCTTTATCGATAACAACGACCTTTTCGGAAATTTCGGTGGCGGCCGTGATGCCAACCCATTCTTTTCGAGGCGTATCGGCATCGCAGAGGATGTCGATGGAAATACCATCGAAAACCCCATAATTGCTGGGCTGCGTTTAAGCGGGAAAATCAACAACAATCTTAGATTGGGCTTTTTGAACATTCAGACAGAAGAAGATGCGGCCAACGAGATTGCCTCTAACAACAACATGATGCTTAGTTTGCAACAAAGGGTTTTCGCACGTTCGAACATCGGTATGTTCTTCATCAATAGGCAAACCTTCAATGCCCCCGACTATGTCGATGAATCTGAGGAATACAACCGTGTAGTGGGCATTGATTACAATCTTGCCTCTAAAGACAATACTTGGATCGGTAAGTTTTATGGCCATAAATCGTTTCAACCGAACGATAGCGAGGGCAATTATTCGTTGGGGGCCTTTACCGGGTATAATTCGAGAAAGTATGGTGCGTTCGTAGATATGGTGTATGTAGATGAAGAATTTACCTCAGACCTCGGCTTTATTCCAAGAAAAGACATTGTTAAGGGCGCTTTGAACCTCAGCAGAACCTTTTGGCCAAGTCAAAAAAAAATAAACAACCATGGTTTTGAGCTCTTTTCGGTTTATGTCTGGAGGCCCAAACTTGATTTTCAAAACACCGACCGCCGCATAAATTTCGGATGGGGAGCAGAATTCAACAACCTTTCAGAAATGGAAGCCGGCCTATCGTACCAATATATTTTCTTGACCGACGAATTTGAGCCCACCGGTAAGGATAATGCAGTGCCCTTGCCTGCCAACCAAGGTTACCATTTTACCTCGTTCGGGGCAGAATTTCGTTCTGACCGAAGAAAAGCGTTCTCGTATTCGATAGAACCCGAGATCGGGGGCTTTTTCAATGGCAACCGCTATTCACTCGAGCTGTCTGGCAATTTGCGATTGCAACCGCGTTTCAATCTCAGGCTTGAGGCACAATATGACCGTTTAGAGCTGCCAAGTCCCTATTCGAGCGCCGATATATGGTTGCTCAGCCCTAGAATCGATGTCACATTTAACAAATCGGTCTTTTGGTCAACGTTGATTCAGTACAGCAACCAGCGCGACAACCTAGGCTTCAATTCAAGGCTTCAATGGCGGTTTGCGCCGCTTTCAGACTTGTTCATCGTCTACAACGACAACTACTTTGTCAATACCTTTATGCCGAGAAACAGATCCATCAATTTGAAGCTTACGTACTGGCTGAACATCTAG
- a CDS encoding transglycosylase domain-containing protein: MKKSKPAKRKKPVKRWKLLGAILLLPLLVLGLFIGSVYMGIWGKVPSQEELADFQYQRASEVYSADSVLIGKYYLYDRQPIEYGQFPDHLVEALVAIEDERFYDHDGIDAKSLMRVFFKSLLLQDESAGGGSTLTQQLAKNLYPRKDRKIANIAVNKVKEMIMARRLENVLSKKQIIAHYLNTVSFGGNTFGIESASLKFFDKPTKELKIEEAAVLVGMLKATYAYNPRIFPEKSLARRNLVFSAMANNGFIPEEERDSLAQLPLKLNYREYSHDEGIAPYFREAVRKELMQWAQNLESETPINIYTSGLKIYTTLNFEMQKLAEKAMQAHMNSLQKSFEKSYGKNAPWLVNKSLVRKKAKNLPFYKRLKALGLSEKQIWDSLSVKKNMKLSTWDGPKEMQASTLDSLQHYMKFLNIGSLGIDPFTGAVRTWIGGINYQHFKYDHVSQSKRQVGSTFKPIVYTAALEKGLDPCDHISAREVEYKNLEGWSPSNSGAEDEAYLNYSMEEALSKSVNTIAVKVLERTGIENVLEQARKMGIHEELPKKPSVALGTGEIKITELAGAYASYLNNGKPVKPMLITAIATANDSILTTFSPEIGSEKAFSNDTRQLMLEMMKATVDKGTAARIRTTYRLKNDIAGKTGTTQYNKDAWFVAVMPKLVHVNWVGLDDHEIGFKSTHLGQGANAALPLFALLLKEMNKDKRFDTLTRARFKTPSQEILKRLDCEPVKRDGFLKRLFTNPNKKKKRKFKG, from the coding sequence ATGAAGAAATCAAAACCCGCAAAACGAAAGAAGCCAGTCAAAAGGTGGAAGCTATTGGGGGCGATTTTACTTCTTCCCTTACTAGTGCTAGGCCTTTTTATCGGCTCGGTATACATGGGCATTTGGGGCAAGGTTCCCTCCCAAGAGGAACTGGCAGATTTTCAATATCAGCGGGCCTCTGAAGTGTATTCTGCCGATAGTGTGCTTATTGGCAAGTACTACCTGTATGACCGCCAGCCCATAGAATACGGTCAATTTCCAGATCATTTGGTAGAGGCCTTGGTCGCTATTGAAGATGAGCGGTTCTACGACCATGACGGCATCGATGCCAAAAGTCTGATGCGGGTGTTTTTCAAATCACTGCTATTACAAGACGAATCAGCGGGGGGTGGAAGTACCCTGACCCAACAACTGGCAAAAAACCTATATCCGCGAAAGGATAGAAAAATTGCAAATATTGCCGTCAACAAGGTCAAGGAGATGATCATGGCGCGAAGACTTGAAAATGTCTTGTCAAAAAAACAGATCATTGCCCATTACCTCAATACGGTCTCCTTCGGGGGAAATACTTTTGGCATTGAAAGCGCCTCGCTAAAATTCTTCGACAAGCCAACCAAAGAGCTGAAAATCGAAGAGGCTGCTGTTCTGGTCGGAATGTTAAAGGCCACCTACGCGTACAATCCGAGGATATTTCCTGAGAAAAGCCTGGCCCGTCGCAACTTGGTGTTCTCGGCCATGGCCAACAATGGTTTTATCCCAGAAGAAGAGCGTGATAGCTTGGCCCAATTGCCGTTGAAACTCAATTATCGTGAATACAGCCATGATGAGGGCATAGCCCCCTATTTTCGTGAGGCCGTCAGAAAAGAATTGATGCAATGGGCCCAGAACTTAGAAAGTGAAACCCCCATCAACATTTACACCTCCGGACTCAAGATCTACACCACCCTTAACTTTGAAATGCAAAAATTGGCCGAGAAAGCCATGCAGGCACATATGAATTCATTACAAAAATCATTTGAAAAAAGCTATGGTAAAAACGCCCCTTGGTTGGTCAACAAAAGTTTGGTCAGAAAGAAGGCCAAAAATTTGCCCTTCTATAAGCGATTGAAGGCTTTAGGGTTGTCAGAAAAGCAGATTTGGGACTCGCTCTCGGTCAAAAAGAACATGAAACTATCCACTTGGGACGGGCCCAAAGAAATGCAGGCAAGCACCTTGGATAGCTTACAGCATTACATGAAATTCTTGAACATTGGCTCTTTGGGCATTGACCCCTTTACAGGTGCCGTAAGAACATGGATCGGTGGCATCAATTACCAGCATTTTAAATACGACCATGTTTCGCAGAGCAAACGCCAAGTTGGGTCTACTTTCAAACCAATTGTGTACACGGCAGCACTTGAAAAAGGATTGGATCCCTGCGACCACATTTCTGCACGGGAGGTGGAATACAAAAATTTGGAGGGATGGAGCCCCAGCAACTCAGGTGCTGAAGATGAGGCCTACCTGAACTATTCGATGGAAGAGGCCCTGAGCAAATCGGTCAATACCATAGCGGTAAAGGTGTTGGAAAGAACAGGTATTGAAAACGTATTGGAACAAGCCAGAAAAATGGGCATTCATGAAGAACTGCCCAAAAAACCATCTGTGGCCCTTGGTACGGGAGAAATAAAAATAACAGAGCTGGCGGGGGCATATGCCAGCTACCTCAATAATGGAAAACCAGTAAAACCCATGCTGATTACGGCCATTGCCACGGCCAACGACTCCATTTTAACAACTTTTTCGCCCGAAATTGGTTCAGAAAAGGCCTTTTCCAATGATACCCGCCAATTGATGCTCGAAATGATGAAGGCGACCGTTGATAAAGGTACTGCAGCAAGAATCAGAACCACTTACAGACTCAAAAACGACATTGCCGGTAAAACGGGCACTACGCAATACAATAAAGATGCGTGGTTTGTTGCGGTAATGCCCAAACTGGTACATGTCAACTGGGTGGGGCTCGATGATCATGAAATAGGTTTCAAGAGTACACATTTAGGCCAAGGGGCCAACGCAGCCCTTCCCCTGTTTGCCCTGTTACTTAAAGAAATGAACAAAGACAAGCGGTTCGATACCCTTACACGTGCACGGTTCAAGACCCCATCACAAGAGATTTTAAAGAGACTTGATTGCGAACCCGTTAAACGCGATGGCTTTTTGAAGCGATTGTTCACAAACCCCAACAAAAAGAAGAAAAGAAAGTTCAAGGGCTAA
- a CDS encoding TIGR03643 family protein has translation MKKEITERELDRIIEMAWEDRTPFEAIAAQFGLSEQETIELMRRELKPSSFRLWRKRVQGRKTKHAKLRNGQVARFKSSRQKNISGNKISKR, from the coding sequence ATGAAAAAAGAAATTACCGAACGTGAACTTGACAGAATAATTGAAATGGCCTGGGAAGATCGAACCCCCTTTGAGGCCATTGCTGCCCAATTTGGCCTATCTGAACAAGAGACCATAGAACTCATGCGCCGAGAGCTGAAGCCTAGTAGTTTTCGCCTTTGGCGAAAAAGGGTGCAGGGCAGAAAAACCAAACATGCGAAGCTAAGAAATGGCCAAGTTGCCCGGTTCAAGTCCAGTCGCCAAAAAAATATTTCGGGCAATAAGATCTCTAAAAGATAG